One Paralysiella testudinis genomic window, GGCCGGGTGCCGAGATGAAAACAGTATGTTTTTTAGTGCAAGCTGCCTGCATGTTTGATCAAGCTGCCGCTGGCTTGGGCGTGGCGCAGTTTGGCCGGGGTAACGTCGTGGCCTTCGCTGTCAACCACGGTAACGGTGGACAGCATATGCTTAATTTGGCCGGTCACTT contains:
- a CDS encoding DUF896 domain-containing protein, whose amino-acid sequence is MRIIELDRINQLARKAREHGLSAAEMAERTRLRQAYIHQVTGQIKHMLSTVTVVDSEGHDVTPAKLRHAQASGSLIKHAGSLH